From a single Desulfonatronum thioautotrophicum genomic region:
- a CDS encoding PFL family protein produces MLTEKEVLTTLEMLRNEHLDVRTVTLGLSLFDLATHDAARFQDRLLSRITGMAASLVDVCDEVGDIYGIPVVNKRISVSPLAVVGAPFSSRELVQTAMTLDQAAQEVGVDFIGGFSALVEKGLARGDLSLIEAVPEALTVTSRLCASFNVATTAAGINMDAVLLLAKTIKAAAARTADQDGLACAKLGVFANIPQDVPFMAGAYLGVGEPNAVINVGVSGPGVVKRALERALEADDHLALDEISEVIKRTAFKVTRIGELIGREVARRLNVPFGVVDLSLAPTPNVGDSVGEIFQVLGLAHIGAPGSTAALAMLNDAVKKGGAFASSSVGGFSGAFIPVSEDLNIAEAAAQGHLTLPKLEALTSVCSVGLDMVALPGDTSAETLAAIIADEMAIGMINRKTTAARLIPVPGKQAGEKAFFGGLLGEAVIIPVPGNGGSERFINLGGRVPAPLQSLGN; encoded by the coding sequence ATGCTGACGGAAAAAGAAGTTTTGACGACATTGGAAATGCTGCGCAACGAGCATTTGGACGTGCGCACGGTGACCTTGGGGTTGAGCCTGTTCGACCTGGCCACCCACGACGCGGCCCGGTTTCAGGACCGCTTGCTTTCCCGGATCACCGGCATGGCCGCCTCGCTGGTGGATGTCTGCGACGAGGTGGGGGATATTTACGGGATTCCCGTGGTCAACAAACGCATTTCCGTCAGCCCCTTGGCCGTGGTCGGTGCGCCGTTTTCCTCCCGGGAGTTGGTTCAGACGGCCATGACCCTGGACCAGGCGGCCCAGGAGGTGGGCGTGGACTTCATCGGCGGGTTCAGCGCCCTGGTGGAGAAAGGGCTGGCCCGGGGCGATCTGAGCCTGATTGAGGCCGTCCCGGAAGCACTGACCGTCACGTCCCGGCTCTGCGCCTCCTTCAACGTGGCCACCACCGCCGCGGGGATCAACATGGACGCGGTGCTGCTGCTGGCCAAGACCATCAAGGCCGCCGCGGCCAGGACAGCGGACCAGGACGGCCTGGCCTGCGCCAAGCTGGGAGTCTTCGCGAACATCCCCCAGGACGTGCCCTTCATGGCCGGGGCCTATCTGGGCGTAGGCGAGCCCAATGCCGTGATCAACGTGGGCGTCAGCGGGCCGGGCGTGGTCAAGCGAGCCCTGGAGCGGGCCCTGGAGGCCGATGACCATCTGGCCCTGGATGAGATTTCCGAGGTCATCAAGCGCACGGCCTTCAAGGTCACCCGGATCGGTGAACTCATCGGCCGGGAGGTGGCCAGGCGGCTGAACGTGCCCTTCGGAGTGGTGGACCTGTCTTTGGCTCCCACGCCCAACGTGGGCGACTCGGTTGGAGAGATTTTTCAGGTGCTGGGGCTGGCCCATATCGGCGCACCCGGCTCCACCGCGGCCCTGGCCATGCTCAATGACGCGGTGAAAAAGGGCGGAGCCTTTGCCAGTTCCTCGGTGGGCGGATTCAGCGGGGCGTTCATCCCGGTCAGCGAAGACCTGAACATAGCCGAGGCCGCGGCCCAGGGCCATCTGACCCTGCCCAAACTGGAAGCCCTGACCAGCGTCTGTTCCGTGGGCCTGGACATGGTCGCCCTGCCCGGCGACACCTCGGCAGAGACCCTGGCCGCGATCATTGCCGACGAGATGGCCATTGGCATGATCAACCGCAAGACCACCGCGGCCCGGCTGATTCCGGTCCCCGGCAAGCAGGCCGGAGAAAAAGCCTTTTTCGGCGGCCTGCTGGGCGAGGCCGTGATCATCCCCGTCCCTGGGAACGGCGGCTCGGAGCGATTCATCAACCTGGGCGGTCGGGTTCCCGCGCCGTTGCAGAGCCTGGGGAACTGA